The Geomonas agri genome contains the following window.
TGGAAACCATCGTAAAGAAGGATTACGCCAAGATAAAGCTTGCCAACGAGAGCGCCGACAACGTCACGACCATCGTCTCCAGCATCAAGTCGATGGTCATCGAGTCCGATCCGATGGCCAGGCGCGAGGAAAACAAGAAGATCGAACAAGCCCGGCAGCAGTACAAGGCCGCCATGGAAAAACTCGAAAAACTTGAGAGCACCGAGAAGGGCAAGGCGCTGATCGCCAAGGCCAAGCTCTCGCTCGACAACGCCCGCAAGGCCAACAACCAGGCTATAGAGCTGGCCCTGGCTGGCAACAGCGCCCGGGCCGCGACCTTGTTCGAAAAGGAGGCTGAGCCGCTGTGCGCTGCGATCGACTCGGCATTCAGGGATCTGGTGCAGTACCAGGAGCAGGGTATCGAAGAGCGCTACGATAATGCCGCCGCACTCTCCGCGCGCTCCCGCATCATCGCCATCACCCTGGCGCTGTTCGCCATAGCCATTGGCGCGGCCATCGGCTTCGTCATCACCCGCAGCATCAGTCGCCCAGTGGGCGCACTGTCCGCCTGCGCCGACAAGCTCGCGCTCGGGGACGTCGAGGTGGAAATCGACACCGAGGGCAAAGACGAGATCGCCCTTTTGGCACGCTCCTTCAAGAACATGGCGGACAACATCAAGGAGGCCTCGCTTGCGGCCGAGCGCGTCGCCCACGGTGACCTCTCGGTGCAGGTCACCCCGAAATCGGAGCGGGACCTGATGGGCAACAACCTCTCCACCATGATCGCCACCATCGGCACGCTGAGCCAGGAGATGAACGAATTGATCAAGGCGATCCGGGAGGGCAAGCTCAGCGTACGCGGCGATGCGGCAGCGTTCCAGGGGGCCTGGGGTGAGCTCCTTACCGGGCAGAACCGGCTGATCGAGGCGTTCGTGCAGCCGATCGACGTCACCTCGCGCCACCTCGCCCGTATCTCCAAGGGGGACATCCCCGCCAAGATCACCGACACCTACTACGGCGATTTCAACGACATCATCAACAGCCTCAACCTGCTGATCGACGCCAACAACGACGCCACCAATCTCGCCAAGGAAATCGCGGAGGGGAACCTGCTCCTCGAGGTGAAGCAGCGCTCGGAAAACGACGGGCTTATGCAGGCGCTGTCAGCCATGGTGCGCAACCTGACCCGCGTGGTCTCCGACGTCAAGATCGCCGCCGACAACGTCACATCCGGGAGCCAGGCGCTCAGTTCCACCTCCGAGGAAATGTCCCAAGGGGCGAGCGAACAGGCAGCCTCGGCGGAAGAGGCGAGCTCGTCCATGGAGCAGATGACCTCCAACATCAGGCAGAACGCGGACAACTCGATGCAGACGGAAAAGATCGCGGTTAAGTCGGCGACCGACGCCAGCGAAAGCGGCCAGGCGGTGGCGAGAACGGTGGCGGCCATGAAAGAGATTGCCTCCAAGACCTCGATCATCGAGGAGATCGCGCGCCAGACCAACCTCTTGGCCCTGAACGCAGCCATAGAGGCGGCGCGGGCGGGGGAGCACGGCAAGGGATTCGCCGTGGTGGCCTCAGAGGTGAGAAAGCTCGCCGAACGGAGCCAACGGGCAGCCGGAGAGATCGGCGATCTTTCCCTCACCTCTGTCGAGGTGGCGGAGCACGCCGGAGCCCTGCTGGAGATGCTGGTCCCCGACATCCACAAGACGGCGGAACTGGTGCAGGAGATTTCAGCCGCCTGCAAGGAACAGGACACCGGCGCCGAGCAGATCAACCGCGCCATCCAGCAGCTGGACCAGGTGATCCAGCAAAACGCCAGCGCGTCCGAGGAGATGGCCTCCACGGCCGAAGAACTCGCCTCCCAGGCCGAGCAGCTGCAGGGCACCATCGCGTTCTTCAAGGTCGGCGCATCAGCCGTTGAACAGAGACGGCCCAGCAAGCCGGCGGCGGCGACGCAAAAGCGGGGGCAGCAGAAGCTGACCCGTTCCGGAAGCGTATTGCCGGGGCTGACCGGAGTCGAACTGAACATGGTGGCCAACGAGGAGAGCCTGCTGCAGGCGGGATTCGAGAGGTACTAGCAGACCATCTACAGCGTGACGAGAAAGGCGGCCCAACGCGGCCGCCTTTTCTTTGTCACGAAGTCGGGGTGATGGCCACCGCGCCGGGTCCCCCTTCCCTCCCTTCCACGCGGCAGGAAAGCTTCAGGAAGTAGCCCGTCACCAGAAGGTTGATGGCAAGGTGGCTGGTGATGCGCGAGGTGCGAAAGAGCGAGGCCCCCGTGCCACGGGCGAGGTAGAGCACTAGCTGGTCGGCGAGGTGGGGGTCGACCGCTTCGCCGCTTTCATGGTGCTCGAGAAACTCGCTGGCCGCCTCGGCCCCGACCGTTTCCGCGGGCTTGCCCCGCTCCCCCAGGGCGGTGAACCCGGCCACGGCGTGCTCGTACTCTGCCTTGATGAAGATGAAGGTCCCCTGCCCGAAGATGGTCAACTCCCGCGTTTCTATGTCCATGGGCAGACCGCGCTCCAGCTTACCCTTGAGGCCGGTGAGGGCTGACTGGATCTGCCGCTCGGCGATGGTCCTCGGGAGGTTGCCGACGGCAGAGACGATGCGCAGTCGGGTGAGCTTCCCCCTCTCCCGGGGGAGGTACGGGGCCAGCACTTCGGCTGGTTCCACCGTGCACTCCACGCGCCCTCCCCCCTTGGGGTAGAAGCCGAAGGAGCGGGCGGTGGTTTCGCCGCGCACCCCGAGCCGTGCGATGCTGGGCCAGAAGATTTCCTCGAAGTAGTTCCAGGAAGGGCTGAAAGGGACGTGGGTGCTGCCAATGACGGTGACCCTGCTTGCCTTGCGGGCGGCAAGCAGGGGGGGAATCACGGTCTGGAGCACGAGCGTTGCGGAACCGGCGGTGCCGATGTCGAAGCTGTACTCTCCGGCGGTGATGCGATCGGGTAGGAAGCTCAATTCCGGTGAGCCGAGCCGGTCGCCGGCCACGTTGGCCGAGGAGATGCGCGCCGCAGCCTGCACCGCCATCAGGTGCTGGCGCATCAGGCCCGATTTGGAACGGTTCTTCCTGATGTTGTAAATGTGGAAGCCTTCGCCGGTAAGGCAGGACAGGCTCAAGGCGCTGCGCAGCACCTGCCCTCCCCCTTCCCCTACGCTGCCGTCAATCTCGATCATGGCTGTCCCGCTTTCAGTACAGGAACATCGGCTTGCCCAGCACGTGGCGCACCTTGGGCCGGTACTCGGCGGCGTCGTACAACTCGGCCACGTCCACCCGCTTTTCCCCCTGCATGATGGTGCTGATCGGGATGTGCCGGTAGGTTCCCCCCTGCATGGCGACCATACGCCCCGACATCCCCTCGGTGATCAGGTCCATGGTCATGTTGGCATAATTGTAGGCCACCATCAGGTCGAGCGAATCGGGGGCACCGCTACGCATGAGATAGGAGAGCTGCTGGTAGATAATGTGGGACCCAGTCAGCTGCTTGATCGCCTCGCTCACCACCACGCCGATGCCGCCCAGCTTCTTGTGCCCGTAGGCATCCTCCTGGCCATACTCGACGATCTGCCCGCCGACCATGGAGGCCCCTTCCGAGATGGTCACCATCGCGTAGTTGCTGCGGTTGGATTTCTTATCCTCCTGCAGGAGCAGCGAAAGCTTCTCCACGTCGAAGGGGACCTCGGAAATAATGGCGCGGTCCACCCCGGCCAGGTACGCGGAGATGAGCGAGGTTTCCCCGGAGTTCCTGCCGAAGAGTTCCACAACCGCGATCCGCTCATGCGAGCCGGCGCTGGTGCGCA
Protein-coding sequences here:
- a CDS encoding HAMP domain-containing methyl-accepting chemotaxis protein, encoding MKIQDMKIGTRLSVGFGIILLLLLVIGTISVFSMLKIDQGLETIVKKDYAKIKLANESADNVTTIVSSIKSMVIESDPMARREENKKIEQARQQYKAAMEKLEKLESTEKGKALIAKAKLSLDNARKANNQAIELALAGNSARAATLFEKEAEPLCAAIDSAFRDLVQYQEQGIEERYDNAAALSARSRIIAITLALFAIAIGAAIGFVITRSISRPVGALSACADKLALGDVEVEIDTEGKDEIALLARSFKNMADNIKEASLAAERVAHGDLSVQVTPKSERDLMGNNLSTMIATIGTLSQEMNELIKAIREGKLSVRGDAAAFQGAWGELLTGQNRLIEAFVQPIDVTSRHLARISKGDIPAKITDTYYGDFNDIINSLNLLIDANNDATNLAKEIAEGNLLLEVKQRSENDGLMQALSAMVRNLTRVVSDVKIAADNVTSGSQALSSTSEEMSQGASEQAASAEEASSSMEQMTSNIRQNADNSMQTEKIAVKSATDASESGQAVARTVAAMKEIASKTSIIEEIARQTNLLALNAAIEAARAGEHGKGFAVVASEVRKLAERSQRAAGEIGDLSLTSVEVAEHAGALLEMLVPDIHKTAELVQEISAACKEQDTGAEQINRAIQQLDQVIQQNASASEEMASTAEELASQAEQLQGTIAFFKVGASAVEQRRPSKPAAATQKRGQQKLTRSGSVLPGLTGVELNMVANEESLLQAGFERY
- the rtcA gene encoding RNA 3'-terminal phosphate cyclase, producing MIEIDGSVGEGGGQVLRSALSLSCLTGEGFHIYNIRKNRSKSGLMRQHLMAVQAAARISSANVAGDRLGSPELSFLPDRITAGEYSFDIGTAGSATLVLQTVIPPLLAARKASRVTVIGSTHVPFSPSWNYFEEIFWPSIARLGVRGETTARSFGFYPKGGGRVECTVEPAEVLAPYLPRERGKLTRLRIVSAVGNLPRTIAERQIQSALTGLKGKLERGLPMDIETRELTIFGQGTFIFIKAEYEHAVAGFTALGERGKPAETVGAEAASEFLEHHESGEAVDPHLADQLVLYLARGTGASLFRTSRITSHLAINLLVTGYFLKLSCRVEGREGGPGAVAITPTS
- a CDS encoding 6-phosphofructokinase encodes the protein MADRQKTIGVLTGGGDVPGLNPALKTLVARASENGYRVVGIRRGWGGLLAYNRDDPDSWDDTIMPLDRHTVRTVDRSGGTFLHTSRTNPGKVAGSDVPTFLRGAEFDPSAEGNHDFTSHILANLEHLGIDVLIPIGGDDTLSYAERLNREGVPIVAIPKTMDNDVFGTDYCIGFSTAVTRSVNFIHNLRTSAGSHERIAVVELFGRNSGETSLISAYLAGVDRAIISEVPFDVEKLSLLLQEDKKSNRSNYAMVTISEGASMVGGQIVEYGQEDAYGHKKLGGIGVVVSEAIKQLTGSHIIYQQLSYLMRSGAPDSLDLMVAYNYANMTMDLITEGMSGRMVAMQGGTYRHIPISTIMQGEKRVDVAELYDAAEYRPKVRHVLGKPMFLY